The genomic DNA AGACGCATTAAATATTACCCCCATGTGAGCCATTTTGGGTGTGGAAGCAGTATAGTGGTGTTTACATGGCATGACACCTAAGATTAGGTGGACATTGCTATAGTGCTTCCAGACTGAATCCCAGAAAGCTGTACAGAGCTACATTACGCAGCATAGACATGTGCTGTGAAGGGGAAAGTTTATTGCTCTCTCACTCAGGGGTCCCTTAGGAATTTGATGAACACGGTGACGGGTCTCTTAGGTGGACCCTCTGCTCTCCTTATGAATGGGGGTGAGAAACATAACAGATCAGCTTTTGCTTCTACGCTGGAAAACCAAAGTCATGTCAAGAGAAGGACCTTTGGATCATGTTGTTAATCTTGCCATCTTTTCTTAACAGAGCATAATTCGTGTAGTTTTCCATGATCGACGCCTGCAGTACACAGAGCATCAGCAGCTCGAGGGCTGGAGGTGGAGTCGGCCTGGGGACCGCATCCTTGATATAGGTGAGCCTATTTCATTATGGTTCCTGTGCAGTGTTTGGAAGCAAGGTGCTGAATGATGATGTATggcatgtttgtgtgtgtgtgtttaggTTTTTTATATCCTACTCTCTTAGGAATCCTTGATGTCTTTGGGTGGGAAGGAGATCTAGCACTATAGGTCCCAAATAGGTAGATACATCATTGGTGGCTTGGCTTTTCACATGCACCTTGTAATTGTATGgaaatgctttctcttcttcaatttaatatttttaaaattttagggGTTTTCTTCTACAGATATTCCACTGTCAGTTGGTATCTTGGATCCCAGGGCCAGCCCAACCCAGTTGAACACTGTTGAATTTCTGTGGGATCCATCAAAGAGAGCCTCAGCATTCATTCAGGTAAGAGACAAGTGATAATCCTGTGATAAATACAATGGTGAGATATCTTACGAAGACCTGGAGAGTTAAGGTAGCCAGGACAcgaagaagagagaaagatgcTAATGATAATATACAAACTCAAGCGACAATCATGTATCATTCATTTGTAGGATACTTGCTAAACCAACTTGCTAGCAACTTGCTAGCCTTGGAGTACTAGCTGTTCCAGctaggattttcttttttttttttaaaaaaaaggatgttgGTTTCTAAGCATGGTTTTTGTCTGGAGGAAACTGTTCACAACCTGTtagttttgcttgctttcctctCTCATGAGAGTTGGCATTTGGGATGAGaaacaatttgtttttaatctggATGTGGGATTTACTTAAAGGATGCTTTTCCTGATGCCCTGTTTCTCTCTGGCCTCCTTGTTCTTCTAAATGTTTTGTCCTgaggaacagaaatgaaaacattttgaactCCTCTGCCTCTCTTAGTTTCTCGGGAGGAGCCAAAACCTCATGTTCAGTCACCCTGCAAGTTCAGGGAGtctgaaattcagatttgcACAGCTTCCAACTGTCTCCAGAGATGagcacagcttttgttttgccaGGTACATTGCATCAGCACAGAATTTACTCCACGGAAAcatggaggagagaaaggggtGCCCTTCCGGGTGCAAATCGACACCTTTAAGCAGAATGAAAATGGTGAATACACAGAACACTTGCATTCCGCAAGCTGCCAGATCAAAGTGTTCAAGGTATGCGGTAGTTTTAGCTTTGTCATCAACTGGATTAGACAAAGACGCAGGAACATGCACAGTTTTTAAATTGCATAGGAGTGGTGCAAATAGTGGGGTAAAAGAACAGACTTAACTGGGTATGCTTAAGATTAAAGTGACATAATCCCTGAGCACACAGCAATTCAAGTTAAATTCAAACGACCTAAGTGCCGCACCAAAACTTATGCCAGTCCATTGTGCCTTGAACATTATATAAATACTAAGATCTGTGCTGTGTGgatgtaataataataataacacccctccccccccaatAACTCAAACCTCAACTGGTTGGAATGAAAACCCGTTGGAGAGGCATCAGTGCGCAAAATAAGTTTCTGTGGAATATAGGCAAGTAGTCTCTAGAAGGCATTGCCCCTCATTAGTTTGGGTCCTGAAGATGATGTGTATTGCAAACTATACAAAATATGGTCCGATTTCTCGGGAATATTGAGGCTACTGGTTTAAGTAGTTTTGAGTCAACATATTACACTGATGATATTCAGGGTATAGACTGTATTTTGGTGCTCCTAGGCAATCAAGACAGTATGGTCATCTCCTGTTTCTTTGATTCAGTCCTCCACGAACAGTGAGAGTATACCTTGGAGATCTGAAACACCCTTTGTTGGTTGCAGCAGAGTTCCTCTCCATGCTacctggaggagagaaagatGATTCTGTTCATTTCTGAAGCTTCTAATTTGGGCGTGGCAGACTGGTAGTTACTTAACAACAAGCTTTTCATAGGCCTGTTTTCTCAAAGGATCTGCTTCTCCAGTCTTGCTCCTATGAGCAGTGTCTTTCTGTTCCCGGAGAGATGATACAAACACCAGTTGAAGTGCATAACTCATGGGGCTCATGGTCTGAAATAGTTGGTATCAAATCTCAGGAGTGTGGTCAACCTATTTTGGAATTGCAATACGCATTAATGGGGGATGTTACAGAAACAGTAGAGACGTTTGACTAATGCTTTTTGTCTAGAAAATGCAGATCTGATCTTGTTCTGTATGTAAAGTCCCCATAAATCTTAAGGAGATTTTTGTGAACAGATTAGAAACAAAATCTGTTGGCCTCTGTCTCCAAACTTGTAATACTTGGCATAAGGGAAAGTACTTGTGCTTGTAGCCTAAAGgagcagacagaaaacagaagactgacagggaaaaaatggagaagaagaCCACCCAAGAGAAGGAGAAGTATCAGCCTTCCTATGAGACAACTATTCTCACAGAGGTAAAGCGTTTTAGATATGTGTCGTACTACTTGAGCACGTTGGGAGATAGATTTGAGAGAAAATACAGTCTAACTGAGCCTTGGAGGATTGTCTGGTGGAGACACGGATGCCCAGATCTGACTGAAATTGAGACCTGAATGAAATTGTAAAATGTCTCTCACTGGCATCTTTTATAAACTTCAACAAAGTTTCTTATGTTTCAGGGTATAAACCAACCCTTAACAGCCTAGctttaaaagaagcattttctcTATCTTCTGCCGTGCTCCCGGGCACTTGTCATAGCATTTAGATGCCACTTGCATGAGGTATTTTCTTCAGAACTGTCTGGCAAAAGCTTGTGTTGGAGATGGGGCACTTGAACACATGAATAGGCTGTCTGATTAAATTATTAATCTGTTTTTCAATGAATGTGCCTATGAAGCTACTATTACATACTAGATCTCAGAAGATTCTGGCTTGCACTCTAGGAATATCTTGAATGTCTTATATTCTGATTCATCTGGTGTAGAGATGTATGTGTTTCTACCCCTCCCCACCATTACTAAGATGTATATATAAGCTGATCCCAGGCTGCAGAATTACTAAGCAACAGGACAAGTTGGTGGTTTAAAAGTGCTGTTCCATCTCCCTATGGGAGTATTTTGTCATTTGATTTAGTTCTTGTTTTTTTGAAGTGGCCTGCTGGACTTCTAAAAATGAGGGGGGTTTCTTAACTTAAATAAACTTCCTGTTTGTGAGATCCAGTCCCTCCCACTCAATTTTTCTCAAGTTGCCAGGAGCGACCAGCATGTTATCTAATTCAACGTGGTAGTTGTTAACAAGGCTCTTGTGTACACAGACCTAATTCTACTGAGTTGGCAGATCCCAAACTCTTCCTGTGAGCTCTGATGCACTTTGACATATTGCACAGGGAAGTGTGGGTTGCCAAAGAGTTAAATATTTGCTAGTGCTTGTGGAGATGATAAAATATTTGCTAGTATTTGTGGAGATGATAAAACTCTAAAGCTATGCTTGTCTTCTTTTTATCATTGCAAACAAGGATACTACAGAGCATTTTCTTGAGCTCTTGATGGCAGGGGGTTCCACAGGGCTAGATTTCTCCCGCTGATTACAGTGGCTTAAATTCAAAACAGAGTCACCAATTCTAGCTGGGTTACTCTGGTTTTACACTACTGTAATGGAATATGGAGTTTGACCTATATTTGTGAAGACTGTTAGTAGctttgtgtctgtctgtctatcttAAAATTTTCTCCTTGTAATACCCATTTATAACTTGAGCCCTGTGACTAATAACTGGAGGTTTTAACAGGCTGGTTCAAATTCTGCTCTTTCACTGGTATAAACCTGAAGCAATGCCACTGGAGCGTATTTGTCACTCTTGCCTGGATTTAATTAGGGATTTATAATTGAGTCCAGGGGTATTTCTGTATCATGGCTGCCTTCAGTCTGAGTTGACTTACTGGCGTTGCTCTGTCTTACAGCTGTGCACACTTTGGCCCAGTGTTATTTGGGGACAGGCTTTGTGAAATGGGAGAAATGTGGAATGCACAACTGGAATTAATCTGGCCCCCTGACAGCCCGCTTGGAGAGCGGCGTAGAAAATCCATGGCCCGtctcctcctcccagcaggAGTGATGAGCTGAAGTTAGTGGTGTGGCAACAGCATGAATGTGGTATGAGAGTAGAATCGAATTCTTTATTTCCATCCTTATGAAAGTATCCCTGCTGCCTTTCTTCCAACAGTGCTCTCCCTGGCCAGATGTGCCTTATCAAATGAACAATGCTCCATCTCCAAGCTACAACAGTTCTCCCAACAGCTTCAACCTTGGAGATGGGTATGTAACAAATAAATGCTTTATCTTTCCTGTTGATACGGTAGtctttgtgtgcatgtgttttgtGTGTCCATGCATTTCATACCCTGGAAGAAGAGGTCAAGGACCACCGTTCctcaaaaggggaaaatatttcccacaaagacttttaagatcTTCTAGCCAGGAATCCCCTGTAATGCAGACTACTACTTGTATGTTCACTGCTTACGGGAGGTGAGCATCAGAGGATCACCAGGGCAATTTCTGCCGTGaatttcctctcttaatcttCTGTAGGGGTCAGAGAACACACCATGTCCTGTACCAGCAATTCCCAGTATCTTCTGACAAGAGTGTTAGAGGCTTTCAGCCTTCAGCACCTCTTCAGAGTTGgtatttcttccttcatttctgtcttGAGGTGGTTTGGGGTGCTGAATTCCCAGTTGAATGGGATTTAAAGAAATTCTGTCTGGAGCAAAACAGCCTGGGTTATGAGAGGCCGTTCCAGAACAAAGGATTAACAGGAGGCATATTTAATTCATTAATATAGCCGTCataaagaaacagttttagtggTCCTGAAACACCCAAGATGATAGCTGATGACAGAAATACACAGCACGGTCCCTTGGTACTTCTGAGTCCTCCTTgcaacatattttcttttcctcctctaggACTCCACAGCCTTGTCAGCTTCCCGCACAGCTCATTAATTAATCAATGTTGTATCACAAATTTTCAATGAGCAACCTCAACCTATGAATAAGGACAAACactgaaatgacaaaaattGGTGTTAGTAGAGAGATCTGttgagcattttcttccagTGGTAGATTATTAACTCTTTGGGAAAATCTATGATGTGTTAAAGTCCTGTCTATGTTTTGGGAGGGTTTAGTAGAAATGTGGTTTTGTCTAATATAGTTAAATTGTGATTTactatatttaaaataacaccAGGCTTGAATTACAAGCTTCTTTATTAAATTTTTGCCAAGAATCCTTATTAGAGAGTGGATTTAGTTCGGGGATCTCTGGCTCAtagaatgtttcatttcagctgcaCTAGTAGGTCACAACTTTCTTACCTAGAAGGTGTCACATTAGTGACTCAGCTGCATGGAAAAGCTTGAATGAGGTTTTCTCTCAGTGTTGAGTAGGACCTCAACTAACCAACAAAAGGCTCAAGTagggtttttgggtttgtggtggttttttttttttcttttctttgtccaGATTTTGGacacctttttttaaatctgataGAGAAAAAAGCTAAGTTGGTATGTAACTTGTGACAGTTGAGTCAaatggaggagggggaagaggatggACAATGcaatgtaaaatttaaaataatgttttttttctcttccaactttacataattttttttagcaaCAGTTCTCCAACCCACCAAGTggagctcctgcctcccagcaATGATGTAAGTACTTGAGATCATGTTAATgtggtgcttttcttttttaggacACTGGTGAACAGTTCATTTCAAGACCTTCTTATTCTTTTTGCAATGTAGcatctccttccttctgcttctattCAAGATGCCCAGCAGTGGCTTCATCGTAATAGGTTCTCTCCATTCTGTAGACTCTTCTCAAGTTTTTCGGGTGAGTTTAAACAGTCcaattattttgtctttattctCTTTTGTAAGTGCAGCTCATGCTTCACATCAATAGCACCTGCTGCTGGCCGCTGTTGATGGGATCACTGGTCTGATCCAGTGCGGTGGTGATTTTGTTCTAGAGTAGTTAGCATTTGCCAAAACACTTTGTAGAAATATAGAATAAATGCAGATAGAAGAGAATAAATTAAGATGGAAGGGACTTCTTGAGTTCATTAAGTGCAACCCCTCTGCTTGAAGCAAGTCTAGGGTCTTGTGCAGTTGcgtttgagtatctccaagtTTGGAAATTCCACAATCTGTCTAAGCAACCTCTTCAAATACTCGACTGCTCTCACAGTGAAAAACTTTTTCCTCATAACTAACCAGTGTTTTCCATCTTCCGTCTTCTGTCTGTTGCTTCTCATCCTGTCCCTGTGCACCtttgagaagagtctggctctgtctgcAGCTCCATCTTCACTGTACACTCCCATTAGGTAGTTGTACACAGCAGTAAGATGGTGGAAGGGGGAATTGTTAAAGGGGTTGAAACCTTGCGGAGCCTCTCTCCGACTTGCAAGATGATTAAACAACCTGGTGAACATGGCAATTGGAGAAAATTGGGCCATTTAATGGCCAATGTTAAATATCTAGCTTGTGTCTGATTTGGCTAGAATGTCTTCCAGTGCAGCACTGCTCTTTCGGCAGCTTCTAGCTCTCTGTTTCACAATGATTGATTTGCAGTGTACACCTCTCTGAATTTGCAACTTCTCTAGGCAAATCTGTCTGATTTTAGCTTTGTGAAtgctctccccctgccctttCCTGCTGCCCATACACACAATTTGGAAGCTAAGGTTTGcttaacttctgaaaaaaaatcaatttgaaaTATGTAGGTGCTGACTTACTGAAGATGTCCAAAGAAGATTTTGTTCAAATCTGTGGGCCTGCTGATGGAATTCGGCTCTTTAATGCAATCAAAGGAAGGTTTGTACGtcttcctttctattttttttgttatggcAGAATCCCTTGATAATTTCAGTGTTAACTAGAAGTTAATCCTGGAGCTGTAGCATTCAGAGCTCCTTTTAACACTTCAGAGAGGTCATCTCAGAGGCTGGAGATCACAACAGTATTCAGATCCAAGCACAGCTCAGAAATGTTGCCAAAATGAAGCATCATAATGTGGATCTCCAGTGGTTTATTTGCTACCAGCTGATAGCTTCCATCCACTTCATGAGACACAGCCTACAACACCCTGTGTTGCATCTCCATCACAGgtaacaaacaaaccaacccctgGAGCCTCAAATGACTCTTAAACTTACTTATATGGCAATAACATAAATTCTCCAGCTGGGCAGGATTCAAATCAGTAAAGGCAGATATGATGAGCTGCTTGGCAAGTGCTGAAAACTGTTTATTCTTACCGGATCCTGAAAAGTTTTAGATGCTCTGCACTGTACCACCACCTCCCAGGGGTCTCTTATTAGACCTCCTAAGGCATCTAGTCACCAGCATCAAGACTATCCCTTAGTTGGTTATTTATGCACAGCCTGAGTGATTCCATCTCTCAGTATTTGCTAGCTGACTGGAACAATTTTAGGTTTACTAAATAGCTCACTagtgttttttaatattccatAGAAATGTAAGGCCCAAGATGACAATTTATGTCTGTCAAGAACCAGAGCAAAACAGGTCCCATCTCCACCAAAAACGAGAAAATGGAGATGGCAGTCTTTGTGGTAAGTTTTTCTGTATGGATTTAGTTAAACACTTATCTGGTGAGaatgctgctttc from Gavia stellata isolate bGavSte3 chromosome 8, bGavSte3.hap2, whole genome shotgun sequence includes the following:
- the TFCP2L1 gene encoding transcription factor CP2-like protein 1 isoform X1, giving the protein MYFHKDEESLFDNFFPHQEDCLTEKDVLALPIFKQEEPQLSPENDAKLPPFQYVLCTATSPAVKLHEETLTYLNQGQSYEIRLLENRKLGEFQDLNTKYVKSIIRVVFHDRRLQYTEHQQLEGWRWSRPGDRILDIDIPLSVGILDPRASPTQLNTVEFLWDPSKRASAFIQVHCISTEFTPRKHGGEKGVPFRVQIDTFKQNENGEYTEHLHSASCQIKVFKPKGADRKQKTDREKMEKKTTQEKEKYQPSYETTILTECSPWPDVPYQMNNAPSPSYNSSPNSFNLGDGNSSPTHQVELLPPSNDHLLPSASIQDAQQWLHRNRFSPFCRLFSSFSGADLLKMSKEDFVQICGPADGIRLFNAIKGRNVRPKMTIYVCQEPEQNRSHLHQKRENGDGSLCVYHAIFLEELTTLELIEKIANLYSISPQQINRIYRQGPTGIHVLVSNEMVQNFQDESCFVISTLKAESNDGYHIILK
- the TFCP2L1 gene encoding transcription factor CP2-like protein 1 isoform X2; translated protein: MLFWHTQPEHYNQHSTGSYLRDVLALPIFKQEEPQLSPENDAKLPPFQYVLCTATSPAVKLHEETLTYLNQGQSYEIRLLENRKLGEFQDLNTKYVKSIIRVVFHDRRLQYTEHQQLEGWRWSRPGDRILDIDIPLSVGILDPRASPTQLNTVEFLWDPSKRASAFIQVHCISTEFTPRKHGGEKGVPFRVQIDTFKQNENGEYTEHLHSASCQIKVFKPKGADRKQKTDREKMEKKTTQEKEKYQPSYETTILTECSPWPDVPYQMNNAPSPSYNSSPNSFNLGDGNSSPTHQVELLPPSNDHLLPSASIQDAQQWLHRNRFSPFCRLFSSFSGADLLKMSKEDFVQICGPADGIRLFNAIKGRNVRPKMTIYVCQEPEQNRSHLHQKRENGDGSLCVYHAIFLEELTTLELIEKIANLYSISPQQINRIYRQGPTGIHVLVSNEMVQNFQDESCFVISTLKAESNDGYHIILK